The DNA region GCAGGATATATAGCATGCTAACAGAAGAACAAGTGCATTATTTCTTGACATCGCCATGGATATGCATATTAGAGACAATAAGTTATAAGAGCTAGCTCGTTGATGAGAATATGGTACAGCGTTCAGACTTGAGATCGTATATATACCATAGAATGAGGTCAATTAAGGATATCCCACCTTTGGTTGAGGCCGGAGAGAAACATACAGTTAATCCGTGTtttatttggttgaaaataaaaagaaagtaaatagaTATACGTACATGTACATGAGACGATTAAGGAAATAGACaatatattataattaatgatttaTGCAGCGCCACTTATATAATTGAGTAGTCCCGTTTACCTGGTGAACTTGGATTTAAACGTTAAATTTAAATGAGCTATAATCTAATGGCCATTTGTACAAATCTCTATGGTCAACTAGTGATCAGGTGAACATGATTGTATAATTAAGAGTATTGGCTATAAAAACTATCAACTCATTTTTTAATTTCGATCTGTTTCCAACACGAATAAGTCTTTGTTTTATACTGTCGATCTCCCCGATTTAGTACTTACTGCTCTCTCTTAAATTTGCTTCGGTATTAGGTAGCTCATATGTTGTAGGCTGCTTATCCGCTGTTGCAGTGTCCTCCATGTTTTGGTTCCTCGGtttctttttcactctttTACCTTGTTTGCATGGGCTCAAGGTCTCTGTCTGGGACTTGAATTGTAAAACAATGGTCACGGAAAGAGGAGACAGAAAATTGTTATCTTTGTATACAGTCTCGCACTTAGACTTTCGCTTGGTAAATTGTCTTGCTGGTCTAGATCTTCAAGCAAGAACTTGTTTGCGCGCACTCTTTCATAGTAGAGTAATGCTTACAGACTTACACTTCAATTATCAATCTgtcaaagaaaacagaaggaTGGgtggtttgttttttctctttttggtcAGACAAGGATTATGATGGATATAAGGGGGTACACTACTCCTTCCATTTCTACTATCTTACAGGTACAATAATGAGTCATGATAAGAAAAACATGTAAATTACACACCTCAATACTTTGTAGTTCACAGttttattgtatatatttatctttttatcaCATGACGTAGTATGTGATGAGAAAATAGACACATAATTATATACAACCGGTGATAACTAACCATTATAttaatagtttaattaaaAGTAGTTGAGCACAAATCCAACATTCACAGCGAGCTACCATGCATGAAAGCGTATATAATACACTCTGCCATAGAAAGTCAAGATCGAGAGGTGGGAGGAGATGCGATGTTCTATCTACGGGAGGTTATTTAGTTACGATATAACAGGATCGATAATGATCTCCTCATTAGTACACAGCGGAATGAAGAGGCAGAATAGCAAGTAATTTAGTCGGAGTTGCTATTAATTTTACACTACTTAAACATCTGATTCAGCCTGCGTTTAACCGCAAATAGTAGTCGATCAGTCCACAGAAACCCCTTCAAGTTACTGAACTTGATGTTTCTGGTTTGCCTGCAACAAAAAGGGTTCAAAAGATGACTTGCTACTACATACAGTTAATTAGTATATCAACTTTGTAATTGAGGGAAGTAGTCATAGAATTGCTTGTTTAAGAGCGCGCTTATTATAGAAAACCTCTTTATAATTTGCTGAGCTTATTAGAAGGTGAACAGGTTGTCAAATAGCTTCAGGCTGGTCTTCCATGTCCAAAAACAAATCTCTACCATCCTGTAATTGTATAGAGTCAAGTTTAGAACATCTACCATATATATTGAGAGATATGATGGTTTTCCTTCACAAATAATGTCCTAATTTACTTCTTAAATAAAGTGTCACTACCTGAGGGATCAGAGTGGCTTTCTGATCCTGTGTGAGCAAAAGGGAAGCAGAATCGCTTGGCGCACTGTCTGCAAAAGACATGAACGAGACAGAGCAAGACTCTGGCACAGACGACAACAGCCCCTGCTGGGACAGCATATATATCGTTtataatgatgaaattaaatcCTTCAGAGAATTTGGTGTGTACAAATTAAGCAAGTAATTAAATGTTAATAAGCTAAAACGTAAGTGTTTTGATGTTAACCGCAGTTCTAGTACCTCAGGAACACATGCATTTCTACTTGGATTCTGCTCACATTCAAATAGCGTGAGATTCACAAAAGCAACCTTTGCCGCAAGGGACTGAACAAGGAAATGAGGTCAGTTGCTAAGGAGTAATGAAACAGGACCAGGACCAGGACATAATCAAACCGCCATTGAGATCATCCACATTATACTTGTTAAGCAAGACTCTTACCTCTACTTGATTCTGTAGAAATTGAACATATTTGATGATCTCATCCAGTACATGAGCCTTGCCAGTTATCTACAATcattaacagaaaaaaaacacTCAACTATCACAGACAGTGATTAAACGCCTATAACATAAAATAAGTGTGCATTGATCGATTGGTATGCTAACCTTATCACATCCAGGAACAAGAGATTGCAAGAGCTTCATTCTCATACAGATTTTCGCTCTTCTTGCCTGCAAAAAACCATCCAAAAATTCTTAAGATTGTGAAACCATTTAGCAAGACATTCATGTAGAGCAGTGTGTGTGAGTGTACGTACCCTTTCCGCAAGGCTGTGATTATCGGTTGCTTCACCCCTTCTTGCCTTAACACGAACATAATCTTCTGTTTCAACTCCTTCAGTAGAAACTctgctcttcttcctcttcagcCCCTTAACTTGATCCTGCTAGCCATGATTATTAACCCATGGAACATAAACTGATAAGCAAAACATGAGCTAGTACGTCATCAAAAATTCAAGTAGAAACAACCCGATTACCATTTTTGCtagcttcttctcttcttttctcctcTAAGTTACCTCTGATAATGATTCATATGAACTAAGGGTGTACATATAGTAGTTTCACAGCGAGAGATTAACAGAACGGTCAATGCATGTGTACGTGGAATAGGTGAAAGTGACTGATCCAGAGGGAGCTGTTTCGAGAAGCGAGTTGTATTAATGAGTTTGCATGAATTTGGAGATGCAGGGGAATCTCCAGGAGGTTTTTTCTCCCAACTGGGGAGAAACGGGCGGTGATAAATCGTTGTGTTGCTTTCTTTCTGAAATAAGCGAGACATGTTCGTCGATCTTTTGGACACGAAATACGAGCCAGTTTCACCAGggagagatatatatagagaaaaagGCTGCAATTGGGTTTCAATCTTTGAATTGTAAGCACTCAAGAGTAAAGTAGTTCCTTGCTGAGAGGTACAAATCATAAATTTACAGTACCTGAGAAGAGGAGTGGGCTAGATTCCATTTAATGAACAAGCTTTGTATGGCTCTATGTTTATAATAGCTATGGGCACAGAAACGTACATCTGTGGCACCACCACATCAAAgaatcataaattcataatgcTCTTGTCATAAATTCCAAATACCAAATTTGTACTTGAGGTTATTGATTCCCCTATTTTATGAAcgttacaaaacaaaaatgattaTATTTGGTTTCACATGCGGTAACGAATTCTATGTTAGATCAAATGAAGCCTCTACCTGATTAATAGTAACAGCGTAGCCAGCATAGGGCCAGGAGGTTCAACTGACCCTTCTCAACTTGTTACCATGctgttgatttgttgaaattttcttactttttagTACATATATGTAGTATCATTACACTTATTATTGACCCCTATGACAACATCGAAAATAGAAGCCAAACCAATTTACTtgcatttttttctaaattctcGACTCAAAagaatactatatatatttattggcTTGTAAAtgttatattttccttttattttcttcttatgcTCAGCCTTagtattatttctttttgagtTAATGGAAGACTACCGCTTGTCCTTAACCacttatttaatttctcataATGTCTTGTAAGATTTACTTCTTAGTTTACATGGTTAGTC from Fragaria vesca subsp. vesca unplaced genomic scaffold, FraVesHawaii_1.0 scf0513160_u, whole genome shotgun sequence includes:
- the LOC101300977 gene encoding uncharacterized protein LOC101300977; the encoded protein is MRMKLLQSLVPGCDKITGKAHVLDEIIKYVQFLQNQVESLAAKVAFVNLTLFECEQNPSRNACVPEGLLSSVPESCSVSFMSFADSAPSDSASLLLTQDQKATLIPQDGRDLFLDMEDQPEAI